One Monomorium pharaonis isolate MP-MQ-018 chromosome 4, ASM1337386v2, whole genome shotgun sequence DNA segment encodes these proteins:
- the LOC105833659 gene encoding uncharacterized protein LOC105833659, translated as MAIVESCWSPCIWSNSIKTGCKAIAFYTVAISIVLITLVCYQLAGGDSTQIYNPLFEADVRGSMQVVGGFFIFYLILLIICALLMVYGIKEGVRGWLLPWLVGWFIVCLFQLVFGLWLLGGYYIYLDSVFATLCNWLWMSYNIYCWMVVLSMYKVFEKLQSPNIELLWP; from the exons ATGGCGATCGTGGAATCTTGTTGGTCGCCGTGCATCTGGTCGAACAGCATTAAGACCGGCTGCAAAGCCATAGCGTTTTACACGGTG GCAATTAGTATAGTGCTAATTACGCTAGTATGTTATCAACTCGCTGGTGGCGATTCCACGCAAATATACAATCCGTTATTCGAGGCTGATGTAAGGGGAT CTATGCAAGTTGTTGGAGGCTTCTTCATCTTCTACCTGATTTTGTTGATCATATGTGCCTTGTTAATGGTTTATGGCATAAAAGAAGGCGTACGTGGATGGTTATTACCATGGCTTGTTGGATGGTTCATCGTTTGCTTGTTCCAATTAGTCTTCGGCCTGTGGCTCTTAGGCggctattatatttat TTGGACTCTGTATTCGCGACATTATGCAATTGGCTTTGGATGTCTTATAAC ATATATTGTTGGATGGTCGTTTTGTCAATGTACAAAGTATTTGAAAAGCTGCAGTCTCCAAACATAGAACTTTTATGGCCTTGA